Proteins found in one Synechococcus sp. LA31 genomic segment:
- a CDS encoding SAM-dependent methyltransferase: protein MNPAEQSFSTHVEHCFSRSAPAYERGATLQAAVAARLARLTPPLPDGTRVDLGAGNGLLARAIEAQAPGQALLRLDACLPLLEQDPLADPVLRRQWDLNRGLPEDLQNSALLASSFALQWLEQPVVQLRHWCDALRRGGALLLAVPCQGSFGLWHQAAEQADVPCTALALPEATQLIEATQPSLQLHQGRVLRFSRPNPGAVAFLQQIKAIGAQASRAQRLTPGELRRLIRHWPGPEQSIVWHVLVLMGQKR, encoded by the coding sequence ATGAATCCTGCTGAGCAATCCTTCAGCACCCACGTGGAGCACTGCTTCAGCCGCAGCGCCCCGGCCTACGAACGTGGAGCCACCCTGCAAGCCGCCGTTGCCGCAAGGCTGGCGCGGCTCACCCCACCGCTCCCAGACGGCACCCGCGTCGATCTCGGCGCAGGGAATGGTCTGCTGGCCCGCGCCATCGAGGCCCAAGCCCCCGGCCAGGCATTGCTCAGGCTCGACGCGTGCCTGCCGCTGCTCGAGCAGGACCCCCTGGCGGATCCGGTCCTGCGGCGCCAATGGGATCTCAATCGCGGCCTGCCAGAGGATCTGCAGAACTCTGCCTTGCTCGCCTCCAGCTTTGCGCTGCAGTGGCTGGAACAACCAGTTGTCCAGCTACGCCACTGGTGCGATGCCTTGCGAAGGGGTGGAGCCTTGCTCCTGGCGGTGCCCTGCCAGGGCAGTTTTGGCCTCTGGCATCAAGCAGCCGAGCAGGCCGATGTGCCCTGCACCGCCCTGGCACTACCAGAGGCCACACAGCTGATCGAGGCCACCCAGCCATCCCTGCAGCTGCATCAAGGCCGGGTGCTGCGCTTCAGCCGCCCAAACCCCGGCGCTGTGGCCTTTCTGCAACAGATCAAGGCCATTGGCGCCCAGGCCAGCCGCGCCCAGCGCCTGACGCCTGGTGAGCTGCGGCGACTGATCCGCCACTGGCCGGGGCCAGAGCAGTCCATCGTGTGGCACGTGCTCGTGCTGATGGGGCAAAAGCGATGA
- a CDS encoding alpha/beta fold hydrolase: MSPNPMVQTHLIGLHGWAGDSRSWQPWAALAEGRGWQFSRAERGYGSLEPQQPSWDPQATRRVVIGHSMGPHLLPAVLWEQATDAVLLASFAAFVPPGREGRATQAALRAMDARLEAGEATALLREFFREAAAPQPPGALPPGPLEQGIGSEGLLRLRQDLDKLSHTTGLPHGFPSGARALIVEAEEDRIVQPSSRAALREALPAAEVWVLPGAGHCLLDPELPARVIGWINHESC, from the coding sequence ATGAGCCCTAACCCAATGGTTCAAACCCATCTGATCGGGCTGCACGGCTGGGCTGGCGACAGCCGCTCCTGGCAACCCTGGGCTGCTCTGGCAGAAGGTCGGGGGTGGCAATTCAGCCGTGCGGAGCGGGGCTACGGGAGCCTGGAGCCGCAGCAACCGTCGTGGGATCCCCAGGCAACGCGGCGCGTGGTGATCGGACACTCCATGGGCCCTCACCTGCTGCCCGCCGTCCTCTGGGAGCAGGCCACCGATGCGGTGCTGCTGGCCAGCTTTGCGGCCTTCGTGCCTCCCGGCCGCGAGGGCCGCGCCACCCAAGCCGCCCTGCGGGCCATGGACGCTCGCCTCGAGGCAGGCGAGGCCACAGCGCTGCTACGGGAGTTTTTTCGCGAGGCGGCAGCACCGCAACCGCCGGGGGCCTTGCCCCCAGGACCGCTGGAGCAGGGCATCGGCAGCGAGGGGCTGCTCCGACTGCGCCAAGACCTAGACAAGCTCAGCCACACCACAGGGCTCCCGCACGGCTTCCCAAGCGGCGCACGAGCATTGATTGTGGAGGCCGAGGAGGATCGGATCGTGCAGCCCAGCAGCCGCGCTGCCCTGCGCGAGGCGCTCCCCGCTGCAGAGGTGTGGGTGCTGCCTGGCGCGGGCCACTGCCTGCTGGATCCCGAGCTGCCGGCACGCGTGATCGGCTGGATCAACCATGAATCCTGCTGA
- a CDS encoding aminotransferase class I/II-fold pyridoxal phosphate-dependent enzyme, protein MVQADAPGSEAPWSAPLAQALEQLPAERRRQLRSWQPAPEAGLRNCDHGEQPLLDLASNDYLGLACHPALIEAASRCMASEGVGAGASRLVSGNRPVHEQLEAALAQWLGRARVLLFPSGFQANLAAVQALADRRTLVLADRLIHHSLLVGVQASGARLQRFAHNNLTDLQRRLEHARRDAPQRRLLVISESLFSMEGTSPDLVALSALCQRHNAALLLDEAHALGVLGPGGRGLGHGVEGVSLISGTFGKAFGSGGAFLAGDALVGEWLLQHSGPFRYTTALAPPLAAAALAALEQIQQHPSRGAALLERAERWRHRLEAAGWSRPPGRGPILPLLVGSDLRALALQQQLEQAGLLSVAIRPPTVPEGQARLRLVLRHDLPNGSLEQLVSALGLP, encoded by the coding sequence TTGGTTCAGGCGGATGCCCCCGGCTCAGAGGCTCCCTGGAGCGCTCCCTTGGCCCAGGCGCTCGAGCAGCTGCCTGCGGAGCGGCGGCGCCAGCTGCGCAGTTGGCAGCCAGCACCCGAAGCGGGCCTGCGCAACTGCGATCACGGCGAACAACCTCTCCTTGACCTAGCCAGCAACGACTATCTAGGCCTCGCCTGCCACCCGGCCTTGATCGAAGCCGCCAGCCGCTGCATGGCCAGCGAAGGGGTGGGAGCCGGCGCCTCGCGCCTGGTGAGCGGCAACCGACCGGTGCATGAGCAACTCGAAGCGGCCCTAGCCCAGTGGCTGGGCCGTGCTCGGGTGCTCCTCTTCCCCAGCGGTTTCCAAGCCAACCTGGCCGCGGTGCAGGCCCTGGCGGATCGCCGCACCCTGGTGCTGGCCGACCGACTGATCCACCACTCCCTGCTGGTGGGGGTGCAAGCCAGCGGCGCCCGGCTGCAGCGCTTCGCCCACAACAACCTCACCGATCTGCAACGGCGACTCGAGCACGCCCGCCGTGATGCACCCCAGCGCCGGCTACTGGTGATCAGTGAAAGCCTCTTCTCGATGGAGGGCACCTCACCGGATCTGGTTGCCCTCAGCGCCCTCTGCCAGCGCCACAACGCCGCCCTGCTTCTGGATGAAGCCCACGCCCTTGGGGTGCTGGGCCCCGGCGGCCGCGGCCTGGGCCATGGCGTGGAGGGGGTCAGCCTGATCAGCGGCACCTTCGGCAAGGCCTTCGGCAGCGGCGGCGCTTTTCTGGCCGGCGATGCGCTGGTGGGCGAATGGCTGCTGCAGCACTCAGGCCCCTTCCGCTACACCACGGCCCTGGCCCCGCCCCTGGCTGCCGCGGCGCTGGCAGCCCTGGAGCAGATCCAGCAGCATCCCAGCCGTGGAGCCGCTCTGTTGGAGCGAGCCGAGCGCTGGCGCCATCGGCTGGAGGCTGCCGGCTGGTCGCGGCCACCGGGGCGGGGGCCGATCCTGCCGCTGCTGGTGGGGAGCGACCTCCGCGCCCTGGCCCTGCAGCAGCAGCTGGAGCAAGCCGGGCTGCTGAGCGTGGCGATCCGCCCTCCCACCGTGCCGGAAGGTCAGGCCAGGCTGAGGCTGGTGCTGCGCCACGATCTTCCAAACGGCAGCCTCGAACAGCTGGTCAGCGCCCTGGGACTGCCATGA